A part of Verrucomicrobiota bacterium genomic DNA contains:
- a CDS encoding sigma-70 family RNA polymerase sigma factor, with the protein MISMERTDAELIAAVLQGDTVSFEPLVKKYSPRVFATARRYARRESEVEDIVQEVWLRAFQRLGTFRGEAPFEHWLMRLTVHVCYDFLRGHQRNREITLTEISDEEHDWLERFAAQPEPSSDDSNAAKQLVERVLAQLSPSARLVITLLEIEEKSVKEIAELTGWSVPLVKVRAFRARAEMRKVLAKISQNKYL; encoded by the coding sequence ATGATTTCCATGGAGCGCACCGATGCCGAACTCATTGCCGCTGTTCTGCAAGGGGATACCGTCAGTTTTGAGCCCCTGGTAAAAAAGTATTCGCCCCGCGTGTTTGCGACCGCGCGCCGTTATGCCCGCCGGGAGAGCGAGGTGGAGGATATTGTCCAGGAAGTCTGGCTGCGGGCTTTTCAGCGGCTCGGCACGTTTCGCGGCGAAGCCCCGTTTGAACACTGGCTCATGCGGCTCACCGTGCATGTCTGCTACGACTTTCTGCGCGGGCACCAGCGCAATCGCGAAATTACGCTCACGGAAATCAGTGACGAAGAACATGACTGGCTCGAACGGTTTGCCGCCCAACCCGAACCGTCGTCGGACGACTCGAATGCGGCCAAACAGTTGGTGGAACGTGTGTTGGCACAACTTTCTCCATCGGCGCGCCTGGTCATCACACTCTTGGAAATTGAGGAAAAAAGCGTCAAAGAAATTGCGGAATTAACCGGCTGGTCGGTGCCGCTGGTCAAGGTGCGCGCGTTTCGGGCGCGCGCGGAAATGCGTAAAGTTCTGGCCAAAATTTCCCAAAATAAGTATTTGTAA